Proteins from a genomic interval of Sphingobacterium lactis:
- a CDS encoding N(4)-(beta-N-acetylglucosaminyl)-L-asparaginase, with the protein MHSRRKFIKHGILGAVSVGTVTSALASQSTEKSVKAVRKPIVISTWDFGIAANQAAWAILSKNGRALDAVEQGVQVAEADLKNTTVGKGGYPDRDGFVTLDACIMDDKGNCGAVAAMEDIAHPIAVARLVMEKTPHVMLVGDGARQFALENGFKAEKLLTEDGEKAWKEWLKEKNYKPIMNIENKSFATEKLPGNKYNHDTIGMLALDADGNLSGACTTSGMAFKMHGRVGDSPIIGAGLYVDNEVGGATSTGVGEEVIRNVGSFLVVELMRQGYSPEEACKEAVMRIVKKKPEIAKEIQVGFLALNKNGEYGSYALQDGFTFAICDAEKQDTLEKGKFHYK; encoded by the coding sequence ATGCATTCAAGAAGAAAATTCATCAAACACGGTATCCTTGGCGCGGTCAGTGTCGGAACGGTTACTTCAGCGCTTGCCAGCCAATCTACGGAAAAATCGGTAAAGGCAGTACGAAAACCCATTGTCATTTCAACCTGGGATTTTGGCATTGCAGCCAACCAGGCCGCCTGGGCAATCCTGTCCAAGAATGGTCGAGCATTGGACGCCGTGGAACAGGGTGTACAGGTAGCTGAAGCGGATTTGAAAAATACCACTGTAGGGAAGGGTGGCTATCCGGACAGGGATGGTTTTGTCACATTGGATGCGTGCATTATGGATGATAAGGGCAACTGTGGGGCAGTCGCTGCGATGGAGGACATCGCCCACCCGATCGCAGTGGCACGCTTGGTGATGGAAAAGACACCGCACGTCATGCTGGTTGGAGATGGCGCACGACAATTCGCATTGGAAAATGGTTTCAAGGCTGAGAAGCTGCTGACCGAGGATGGTGAAAAAGCGTGGAAGGAGTGGCTGAAGGAAAAAAACTACAAGCCCATCATGAACATTGAGAACAAATCATTCGCTACGGAAAAATTGCCGGGCAACAAATATAACCACGATACGATCGGAATGCTGGCGCTTGATGCAGACGGCAATCTTTCTGGCGCCTGTACCACGAGTGGCATGGCGTTTAAGATGCATGGGCGAGTGGGAGACAGTCCAATTATAGGGGCAGGCCTATATGTTGATAACGAAGTGGGGGGAGCAACTTCCACGGGAGTAGGGGAAGAAGTGATTCGGAACGTAGGTAGCTTCCTCGTGGTGGAATTGATGCGCCAAGGATATTCGCCAGAAGAGGCCTGCAAGGAAGCCGTTATGCGCATCGTCAAGAAAAAACCGGAAATCGCAAAAGAAATACAAGTGGGTTTCCTTGCCCTTAACAAAAATGGAGAATATGGTTCCTATGCTTTGCAGGATGGTTTTACATTTGCCATCTGTGATGCTGAAAAACAGGATACCCTGGAAAAAGGAAAGTTCCATTATAAATAG
- a CDS encoding C40 family peptidase, with product MMTRIAAVLCTFICLTGAANAQTDSTIFRKMETVVSSAKDQFAPDKRTKIVAITAANAINNTYTIESSVPEATAYIRSQIANIPAHIQINTLPDSTVGDRTHGVVHLSVANFRTKPGNASEMATQALLGTEVDLLQKVDGEYRARTPEGYISYVPASAVSAKTKSELEAWRKLPKLIYTTEFGKSLSKPNPESMRVSDLVYGNILALVGDEGKYYKVSYPDKRIAYIPKDEALTFDKWLTTRNLTAENVIASAKTMMGLPYLWGGTSVKGVDCSGFTKTAYYMNGYIIPRDASQQVLAGQPVDILDKNGHFEPTKALKNLKPADLLFFASGKANSPNARVTHVALYLGNGEFIHSAGTVRINSMLKDAANYDDFQTRTVVAAKRYIGVQDQQLQKIQENPYYKQK from the coding sequence ATGATGACACGGATTGCTGCTGTACTCTGCACATTTATCTGTTTGACCGGCGCGGCCAATGCGCAAACAGACTCAACAATTTTTAGGAAGATGGAAACGGTTGTCAGTTCGGCCAAGGACCAATTCGCGCCAGATAAGCGCACAAAGATCGTAGCCATTACCGCTGCCAACGCCATCAACAATACATATACCATCGAATCTTCTGTACCGGAAGCAACGGCGTACATCCGATCGCAGATCGCCAATATCCCGGCACACATCCAGATCAACACGTTGCCAGACTCAACCGTTGGCGACAGAACGCACGGTGTGGTTCACCTTTCGGTTGCCAATTTCCGGACAAAACCGGGTAATGCATCCGAAATGGCCACTCAAGCACTCCTCGGCACAGAAGTCGATCTGCTCCAAAAAGTAGATGGTGAATACCGAGCTAGGACTCCCGAAGGATATATATCCTATGTTCCTGCATCGGCGGTTTCAGCCAAGACCAAATCCGAACTTGAGGCTTGGCGTAAGCTACCAAAACTGATTTATACAACCGAATTTGGCAAGTCACTATCCAAACCCAATCCTGAAAGCATGCGTGTATCGGATTTGGTGTATGGGAATATCCTGGCCCTTGTGGGGGATGAAGGGAAATATTACAAGGTTTCCTATCCGGATAAACGAATCGCTTACATCCCAAAGGATGAAGCCCTGACATTCGATAAATGGCTGACGACAAGAAATCTAACAGCTGAAAATGTAATCGCCAGCGCCAAGACCATGATGGGACTACCCTACCTTTGGGGAGGAACTTCGGTAAAAGGGGTAGACTGCAGCGGATTTACAAAAACAGCCTATTACATGAACGGATATATCATTCCTCGCGATGCCTCCCAACAGGTATTGGCAGGCCAACCTGTAGATATCCTTGATAAGAACGGACATTTCGAACCGACCAAGGCGTTGAAAAACCTGAAGCCAGCTGATTTGCTGTTCTTTGCTTCAGGCAAGGCAAACAGTCCGAATGCCCGTGTCACGCATGTCGCACTGTACCTGGGCAATGGTGAGTTCATCCATTCCGCAGGAACCGTCCGCATCAACTCCATGCTGAAGGATGCCGCAAATTACGATGACTTCCAGACCCGGACAGTCGTTGCAGCGAAACGCTATATCGGCGTTCAGGACCAACAGCTACAGAAAATTCAAGAAAATCCTTATTACAAGCAGAAATAA
- a CDS encoding dipeptide epimerase, translating to MNSNAWQTRKMGKFTLRFRPYTLELRHVFTVASFSRSTTPVVLTELEYDGVIGYGEASMPPYLGESQESVIAFLQQVDLSGFNSPFETAEILHAVDQTAGKNTAAKASVDIALHDLLGKLMGQPFYKIWGLNPTLIPPTSYTIGIDTEEMIRKKVAEAGQFQILKVKLGLDTDKMIIDTIRSVTDVPLCADVNQGWKTKEEALEMAHWLQERNVVFLEQPMPKEMIDENAWLTERSPIPTIADEGCQRLVDVPALQGVYTGINIKLMKCTGMREAKQMAELARALDMKVMLGCMTETSCAITAAAQLAPLVDWADLDGALLIGNDIYDGMQVVNGQCILPDRPGIGIIKK from the coding sequence ATGAACAGTAACGCATGGCAAACCCGGAAAATGGGAAAATTCACCCTACGCTTCCGTCCTTATACACTTGAGCTTCGGCATGTATTTACCGTAGCATCCTTCAGTCGCAGCACCACACCTGTTGTCTTGACCGAATTGGAATATGACGGTGTAATCGGCTATGGCGAAGCCAGTATGCCTCCCTATCTTGGTGAGTCACAGGAATCCGTAATCGCTTTCCTCCAGCAGGTGGACCTATCGGGATTCAACTCGCCGTTCGAGACTGCGGAAATCCTACATGCCGTGGATCAAACGGCCGGCAAGAATACCGCAGCAAAAGCATCGGTCGATATCGCATTGCATGACCTACTGGGTAAATTGATGGGGCAACCTTTCTACAAAATCTGGGGATTGAACCCAACGCTGATACCACCGACATCGTATACAATTGGTATTGATACCGAAGAGATGATCCGGAAAAAGGTTGCGGAAGCAGGACAATTCCAGATCCTAAAGGTAAAGTTGGGGCTCGACACGGATAAGATGATCATTGACACCATTCGATCGGTAACGGACGTGCCGCTATGCGCCGATGTAAACCAGGGATGGAAAACCAAGGAAGAAGCGCTTGAGATGGCGCATTGGCTGCAGGAACGCAATGTAGTGTTCCTGGAACAGCCCATGCCCAAGGAGATGATCGATGAGAATGCATGGTTGACAGAACGCTCCCCGATCCCGACAATTGCTGATGAAGGTTGTCAGCGCTTAGTCGATGTCCCAGCGCTGCAGGGGGTCTACACCGGCATCAACATTAAGCTGATGAAGTGCACGGGGATGCGTGAAGCTAAACAGATGGCCGAACTGGCACGCGCGCTGGATATGAAAGTTATGCTCGGCTGCATGACGGAGACGTCCTGCGCAATCACCGCAGCGGCACAATTGGCGCCGTTGGTGGATTGGGCCGATCTGGATGGCGCGTTACTCATCGGAAATGACATCTATGATGGTATGCAGGTCGTAAATGGCCAATGCATCCTACCTGACCGACCGGGGATCGGCATTATCAAGAAATAA